A region from the Nematostella vectensis chromosome 13, jaNemVect1.1, whole genome shotgun sequence genome encodes:
- the LOC5518516 gene encoding serine-rich adhesin for platelets: MNGTAIQDTPIAVDIWTRRVCLKSRLFFLSHAHADHTQGLTSSWTKYKIYCSEITKRILMHKLNVNEDLLVALPLGEPVVLPLDEEGREMLTVTLLDANHCPGAVMFLFEGYFGTILYTGDFRFKPAMLLHESLKGKQIDKLYLDNTYCHPSCNFPTKTKTMKLIFDIIRRRLGDDIIIPLRTLGKEDLLVKIALEFNCWIGVTPKKMELLKWLDLPDVFTSEWHKTQIIVAQHPVNSYTLSQFRDPFVILPTALYEGEKSNPYRHLPNYVTVPYSDHSSFKELLRFVSGIAPAEVIPLVSSCYTDMEVFESFLSPRLLPVPVVPDTVKKFMKIDILSMNSKKSRARQKPRQLKRKRMGVVFDDEVDDSTDNDSRIGARRGIDQSIIPVNINVVIDVSIGKRGAVTEDGRISSDKLIQTSKVSPSEPAHKRLKSMSGEYISTKKYSNTISQQTALHSIVPGNLLEEVNSFESSPPCINGEPGEFEYSTKNKPSTSDMRRKPLGGTLPTSKQMKLTSSESPDDEPFNDLDVTMLDYISDAGKETTVQNDSSEGRNPLREVDPNNPNNLSEIESPVYEDLTKGQNLSGVDPKQTSNISEIESAVHNESSESKNFLREDPKQTSNISEIESAVHNELSEGQNVLSLDPKQTTHISEIESAVHNESSEGQKVLSLDPKQTSNISEIESVVHNKLSEGPQRVVMISRCHQEGPTLTTQAEDVVSDSDSESVDHSTDMNYFLVPDIRVYSNKGLVTPGKQTLEQDSELCTNNDVESSGSSLGQPNSPLPGQTEKYFPPMAKDSLNQPEVHSSSTGQPGSGLVRQSMAQSKIDKRHCTSQIRNSKRVCRASYQRIVKLDHSYLKLSKTVCCACTPAAGGRAPSKPKADVIKQISLHGSDVHARTTIQNTNFVKETSFSSEVPCQVAEYATVATCASNRQRKSGTVLSMLNLRVVLDSLDSRKYKRLASVSGLAKPASKQPNLYKRQSNEEEGHCFERTENGTTTRQASPGLLAGNERHQDGGHRDKRNHETYGNNDTECDANSSLVSINIEHPDSDTLSALQDVDNSDTASNTENFDQHRDSSFSSATVRNESVNDDYHTKESASRHLKDYVAVDKPMDVESQQRQPMVSPGVTVKQEPEDRGYTGGSISPGHPTGGYQPSDYVDKPGQVDCHCHQQMSPDAFAVKQEPEDDDCMAGSRLGHLSNESSSGIEFGDIHRSKSIKPFEVTGKKEPNLNLGGSSTPVKRPSSDSINSRKSYNHSQVMMPSDSVVKKEPENDLSLGEATRSDEHVMSRSVTCPHQHLSSVTVKKEPQDADLNTDVSTLSGHFPNEPRSPGYANAIMESVSQSNKRRNEDRPVRNNRASLFAECSNSNREPGSDSDSNSDLDSDSDSDLDSDSSNEYDSTSSSMDFTSTSDTSSEISSSVESTKCHGKQCEKRSHLNYGNLHLRVVLRPLEMCGYDKRALIAKMPNVKVRSVNTRVQCLHENGKSDKERARLTVDDEQIFQGKGDGLMDSQIQMDEHHECIYDQIKVRQIYEQRQFGRLDNQKEARKTTSRNDQSPVQTSTFSAFENMDAVINSPYKANSNSDFTDSESDTISYTVYSESEWGLASNPQTLGMPSSSLNQTQHGRKVDKLTENEQKICDQQVKSLVNERIEAEMIDKLNDGKQVEKMHKGDRQMDENKVRQLERPMGKGQLDDQKEDQKTDKRELAERMDEQKDAGQISEQKESKQIDQQKEAGHTDEHKEAGQINKQKEAGQINEQKETGQMNRQKVTGQMLQRNKTSQKQRRNKARPICSLNYSPTKTIHLQSRSKRQRRLTDNRFDWFACDQALETDERFEETLAFINNL; the protein is encoded by the coding sequence ATGAATGGTACAGCTATCCAAGACACCCCAATAGCAGTGGATATCTGGACCAGGCGGGTGTGTCTCAAGAGTCGCTTGTTCTTTCTCTCCCACGCACATGCTGACCACACCCAAGGTCTCACTTCATCATGGACAAAATACAAGATCTACTGCTCAGAAATCACCAAGCGCATTCTTATGCACAAACTCAATGTAAACGAGGATCTCCTTGTGGCATTACCTTTAGGAGAACCTGTGGTCTTACCCTTAGACGAAGAAGGGCGGGAAATGCTAACTGTAACCCTCCTTGATGCAAACCACTGCCCTGGAGCGGTCATGTTCCTGTTTGAAGGCTACTTTGGGACAATTCTCTACACAGGTGACTTCCGATTTAAGCCAGCTATGCTGTTACACGAATCACTCAAAGGTAAACAAATTGACAAGCTTTACCTGGATAACACTTACTGCCATCCCTCATGTAATTTCCCCACAAAAACTAAAACAATGAAGCTCATATTTGATATTATAAGGCGACGTTTGGGTGATGACATTATTATCCCCCTGAGGACTCTGGGGAAAGAAGATTTGCTGGTGAAGATTGCCCTTGAGTTTAATTGCTGGATTGGTGTTACTCCGAAGAAAATGGAGCTGCTCAAATGGCTAGACCTTCCGGATGTTTTCACTTCTGAATGGCACAAAACTCAAATAATTGTGGCTCAGCACCCTGTCAACAGTTATACCCTGAGTCAGTTCCGAGATCCTTTTGTTATCCTTCCAACTGCCCTCTATGAAGGTGAAAAAAGCAATCCTTATAGACACTTGCCAAACTATGTAACAGTCCCTTATTCAGATCATTCAAGCTTTAAAGAGCTTTTGCGTTTTGTATCTGGAATCGCCCCTGCGGAGGTCATTCCACTCGTTTCTTCATGCTACACTGATATGGAGGTCTTTGAGAGCTTCCTCTCGCCCCGTTTATTACCTGTACCAGTTGTACCTGACACTGTAAAGAAATTCATGAAAATTGATATTCTATCCATGAATTCTAAAAAGTCTAGAGCACGGCAGAAACCTCGTCAATTGAAACGGAAGCGTATGGGTGTGGTGTTTGATGATGAGGTTGATGATTCGACCGACAATGATTCTCGTATTGGGGCAAGGCGTGGAATTGACCAATCAATCATTCCAGTTAACATCAATGTGGTTATTGACGTGAGTATTGGCAAGAGGGGTGCAGTGACTGAAGATGGAAGAATTTCATCAGACAAATTGATTCAAACTTCAAAAGTCTCTCCAAGTGAACCCGCACACAAAAGACTAAAGTCAATGAGTGGGGAATATATATCTACTAAGAAATACTCAAACACAATTTCGCAACAGACAGCGCTACATTCAATCGTTCCTGGAAACCTGTTAGAAGAGGTTAATTCCTTTGAATCGTCACCCCCCTGTATCAATGGTGAGCCAGGCGAATTTGAGTACTCGACGAAAAATAAGCCCAGTACATCAGATATGAGACGGAAGCCATTAGGCGGCACTCTACCAACTTCTAAACAAATGAAACTAACCAGCTCAGAGTCGCCAGATGATGAACCTTTCAACGACCTAGATGTAACTATGTTGGATTATATTTCAGACGCAGGAAAAGAGACCACGGTGCAGAATGATTCGTCAGAGGGTCGGAACCCCCTGAGAGAAGTAGATCCCAATAATCCGAACAATCTTTCAGAAATAGAGTCTCCTGTATACGAGGATTTAACAAAGGGCCAGAACCTATCGGGGGTGGACCCCAAGCAGACGTCCAACATTTCAGAAATAGAGTCTGCTGTACATAACGAGTCGTCAGAGAGCAAGAACTTCTTAAGGGAGGATCCCAAACAGACGTCCAACATTTCAGAAATAGAGTCTGCTGTACATAACGAGTTGTCAGAGGGCCAGAACGTCTTAAGTCTAGATCCCAAGCAAACGACCCACATTTCAGAAATAGAGTCTGCTGTACACAACGAGTCGTCAGAGGGCCAGAAAGTCTTAAGCCTAGATCCCAAGCAGACGTCCAACATTTCAGAAATTGAGTCTGTTGTACATAACAAGTTGTCAGAGGGTCCTCAGAGAGTCGTCATGATTTCTCGTTGCCACCAAGAGGGACCTACCCTGACAACTCAGGCTGAGGACGTAGTCAGTGACTCAGACTCTGAGTCCGTCGACCATAGCACTGATatgaattattttttagtccCAGACATTCGTGTATACTCGAATAAGGGGCTAGTTACACCTGGTAAGCAAACGCTTGAACAAGACTCTGAGCTCTGCACTAACAATGATGTGGAGTCATCGGGGTCTTCTCTTGGACAGCCAAACTCACCTTTACCAGGGCAAACTGAAAAGTACTTTCCCCCGATGGCAAAAGATTCCTTGAATCAACCTGAAGTTCATTCATCCTCTACGGGACAACCAGGATCTGGATTGGTGAGGCAATCGATGGCACAGTCCAAGATAGATAAGCGCCATTGCACTTCACAGATCAGAAATAGCAAGCGCGTTTGTAGAGCAAGTTATCAAAGAATAGTGAAATTAGACCACAGTTATTTAAAGTTGTCAAAGACAGTGTGTTGTGCATGTACACCCGCTGCCGGTGGTAGGGCTCCTAGTAAACCCAAGGCAGATGTGATCAAGCAGATATCACTGCATGGATCAGATGTCCACGCAAGGACAACGATACAGAATACAAACTTTGTCAAGGAGACTAGTTTTAGCTCTGAAGTACCATGCCAAGTCGCCGAATATGCCACCGTCGCGACATGTGCCAGCAATAGACAAAGAAAGTCGGGGACTGTGCTGAGCATGTTAAATTTGAGAGTTGTTTTGGACTCTTTGGATTCACGCAAATACAAGAGGCTGGCTTCTGTTTCAGGCCTAGCGAAACCTGCTTCAAAACAACCAAATCTTTATAAACGGCAATCAAACGAGGAAGAAGGGCATTGTTTTGAAAGGACTGAGAATGGGACGACGACGAGACAAGCTTCACCTGGCCTGTTGGCAGGGAACGAGCGACACCAAGACGGGGGACATCGCGATAAGAGGAACCATGAGACATACGGGAATAACGACACAGAATGTGATGCTAATTCTTCTCTCGTGAGCATTAATATCGAGCATCCAGACTCGGACACGCTCTCTGCTTTGCAAGATGTTGATAATAGTGACACTGCATCTAATACGGAGAACTTTGACCAACACCGGGATAGTAGTTTTTCTTCTGCTACTGTCAGAAATGAGTCAGTAAATGATGATTACCACACAAAGGAATCAGCCTCAAGACATCTCAAAGATTATGTTGCTGTTGATAAACCTATGGACGTTGAATCCCAACAACGTCAGCCGATGGTATCTCCAGGAGTTACTGTGAAACAGGAACCGGAAGACAGAGGGTACACAGGTGGATCCATCTCGCCAGGCCATCCTACAGGAGGATATCAACCCTCAGATTATGTTGATAAACCTGGACAAGTTGATTGCCATTGTCACCAACAGATGTCTCCTGACGCATTTGCTGTTAAGCAGGAACCGGAAGATGATGACTGCATGGCTGGATCAAGGTTAGGGCACCTCTCAAATGAATCGTCTAGCGGGATCGAATTTGGAGACATTCACCGTTCCAAATCGATTAAGCCATTTGAAGTTACTGGGAAGAAGGAGCCCAACCTTAATTTAGGTGGATCATCCACACCAGTGAAACGCCCTTCTTCGGACTCAATCAATTCCAGGAAGTCTTACAACCATTCCCAAGTGATGATGCCATCAGATTCTGTTGTGAAGAAAGAGCCAGAGAACGACTTAAGCTTGGGTGAAGCCACCCGATCAGATGAGCACGTCATGTCTAGGAGCGTTACTTGCCCACATCAACATCTTTCATCTGTCACGGTGAAGAAGGAACCACAAGATGCTGATCTCAACACGGATGTCTCAACCTTGTCTGGACATTTCCCAAATGAACCCCGCTCTCCTGGTTATGCAAACGCCATTATGGAATCTGTGTCCCAGTCTAACAAAAGACGTAACGAGGATCGTCCTGTCAGAAACAATAGAGCTTCGCTATTTGCTGAATGTAGCAACTCTAATAGAGAGCCAGGCTCTGATAGTGACTCAAATAGTGATTTAGACTCAGATAGTGACTCGGACCTTGATAGTGACTCGAGCAATGAATACGATTCCACCAGTAGTTCAATGGACTTCACTTCTACTTCTGATACGTCCTCCGAGATATCTAGCTCAGTCGAATCTACAAAATGTCATGGCAAACAGTGTGAGAAAAGGAGCCATTTGAATTATGGCAATCTGCACTTGCGGGTCGTTTTGAGAccattagaaatgtgtgggTACGACAAGAGAGCGCTTATAGCGAAGATGCCAAACGTGAAGGTGCGTAGTGTTAATACGAGAGTTCAATGTTTGCACGAAAATGGCAAGAGCGATAAAGAGAGAGCAAGGCTTACTGTAGATGACGAACAGATATTTCAAGGGAAAGGGGATGGACTGATGGACAGTCAGATCCAGATGGATGAGCATCACGAATGCATATACGATCAGATAAAAGTCAGACAGATATACGAGCAGAGGCAATTCGGACGGTTGGACAATCAGAAAGAAGCTCGGAAGACAACTTCAAGAAATGACCAATCACCTGTCCAAACCTCTACTTTTTCTGCGTTTGAAAACATGGACGCTGTTATTAACAGTCCATATAAAGCAAATTCCAATAGTGATTTTACTGACTCAGAAAGTGATACAATTTCTTACACCGTGTACTCAGAAAGCGAGTGGGGTTTAGCCAGTAATCCTCAAACACTTGGCATGCCCTCGTCTAGTTTGAACCAAACACAACACGGCAGGAAAGTTGATAAACTGACAGAAAACGAACAGAAGATTTGCGACCAGCAAGTGAAAAGTCTTGTGAACGAACGGATAGAAGCCGAAATGATAGACAAACTCAATGATGGCAAACAAGTTGAGAAAATGCACAAAGGAGAC
- the LOC5518514 gene encoding cleavage and polyadenylation specificity factor subunit 2, with translation MTSIIKLNVLSGAHDEAPLCYLLQVDEFRFLLDCGWNETLDMEIMESIKRHVQQVDAVLVSFPDIYHMGGLPYLVGKCGLHCPIYTTIPVYKMGQMFMYDWYQCHQNSEEFDVFSLDDVDAVFDKIIQLKYSQTVSLKGKGHGITITPYAAGHMIGGTMWKIVKDGEEDIIYAVDYNHKKERHLNGAVLETLSRPSLLITDSFNALNIQTRRRERDTQLMGEILKTMRRHGNVMIAIDTAGRVLELSQLLDQLWRNLDSGLSAYSLAMLNNVSYNVIEFAKSQVEWMSDKIMKAFEIGRNNPYQFRYCHLCHSLADLARVPEPKVVLASMMDLTAGFSRDLFVEWADNPKNTVIFTARSSPGTLARTLIDNLELKQVELEVKQRVRLGGEELERYLEENKKKEKELHAVDGMPSTLVAEDDSDSEVEDEVASGARHDLMMAEQKSGRKSSFFKQARSFPMFPCHEEKAKWDDYGEFIRPEDYMQRELSATEEEKQKVEQQKTESVDAELLASQGDLSKVPTKCISQKKTVSIRCTLAFIDFEGRSDGESIKRILNLVNPRKLVLVHGDSKSTQHLADYCQSSSSIQVSQVFTPAVGETVEATGERHIYQVKLRDALVSSLQFAQARDAELAWIDGQLDMKLAPANQDLMGDKPGEEKMETDQDEALDTVPVLEQNTSSKIAGHVSVFINEPRLSDFKQVLNKAGIQAEFAGGVLICNNVVCVRRNETGRVGLEGTVCEDYYTIRDLLYSQYAIV, from the exons ATGACGTCCATTATTAAGCTAAATGTGCTCTCTGGAGCCCACGACGAAGCACCTCTGTGTTATCTGTTGCAAGTGGATGAATTTCGCTTCCTGCTCGACTGCGGCTGGAACGAGACATTGGATATGGAGATCATGGAATCAATAAAGCG GCATGTTCAGCAAGTTGATGCAGTACTGGTATCATTTCCAGATATATACCACATGGGAGGGTTACCATATTTGGTCGGCAAGTGTGGGCTTCACTGCCCTATTTACACCACTATACCAGTGTACAAGATGGGGCAGATGTTCATGTATGATTGGTACCAG TGTCATCAAAACTCAGAGGAGTTTGATGTCTTCAGTCTTGATGACGTTGACGCTGTGTTTGacaagattatacagctaaaGTATTCACAGACTGTCAGCTTAAAAG GCAAAGGCCATGGTATAACGATAACACCCTACGCCGCTGGCCACATGATTGGCGGGACCATGTGGAAGATTGTCAAAGATGGGGAAGAAGATATAATCTATGCAGTGGATTATAATCACAAGAAGGAGAGGCATCTTAATGGCGCTGTGCTTGAGACACTCAGTCGGCCGTCTTTGCTTATCACAGACTCCTTTAATGCTCTAAATATCCAGACACGGCGCAGAGAAAGGGATACACAGCTGATGG GTGAAATCTTGAAGACAATGCGTCGGCATGGCAATGTCATGATCGCTATAGATACTGCTGGAAGGGTTCTAGAGCTGTCCCAACTGCTG GATCAACTATGGCGTAATCTGGACTCTGGACTTTCTGCCTATTCCCTGGCGATGTTGAATAATGTCAGCTACAATGTGATTGAGTTTGCCAAGTCGCAG GTGGAATGGATGAGCGATAAAATCATGAAAGCATTTGAAATTGGAAGAAATAACCCCTACCAATTCAG ATACTGTCATCTGTGTCACAGCCTAGCAGACCTTGCCAGAGTTCCTGAGCCTAAG GTTGTATTAGCAAGCATGATGGATCTCACAGCAGGATTCTCCCGTGATTTATTTGTTGAGTGGGCAGACAACCCTAAGAACACTGTCATATTTACAGCACGTTCCTCCCCGGGGACCCTTGCTCGCACTTTGATTGACAACCTGGAACTAAAACAAGTAGAACTTGAG GTCAAACAGAGGGTCCGTCTTGGGGGGGAGGAGCTTGAGCGCTATTTAGAGGAGaacaagaaaaaggaaaaggagTTACATGCTGTTGACGGCATGCCCAG TACCTTGGTTGCCGAGgatgacagtgacagtgaggTGGAGGACGAGGTTGCAAGTGGCGCacggcatgatctcatgatgGCAGAACAAAAG AGTGGGCGTAAGAGCAGTTTCTTCAAGCAAGCGAGGTCCTTCCCAATGTTCCCTTGCCATGAAGAGAAGGCTAAGTGGGATGACTACGGCGAGTTCATCAG ACCTGAAGACTATATGCAGAGAGAGTTATCAGCAACAGAGGAAGAGAAGCAGAAAGTT GAGCAACAAAAAACTGAGTCCGTGGATGCAGAGCTCTTGGCATCCCAAG GAGATCTCTCCAAGGTCCCTACCAAGTGTATCTCCCAAAAGAAGACTGTTAGCATCAG GTGTACATTGGCTTTTATAGACTTCGAGGGACGTTCTGACGGAGAATCCATCAAGCGTATCCTGAATCTTGTGAACCCCAGGAAACTG GTTCTAGTCCATGGGGACTCCAAGTCCACCCAGCATTTGGCGGATTACTGTCAGTCAAGCAGCAGCATCCAAGTGAGTCAGGTGTTCACGCCTGCTGTGGGGGAGACGGTGGAGGCAACTGGAGAGAGGCACATTTACcag GTAAAATTGCGTGACGCGTTGGTGAGCTCGTTACAGTTCGCGCAGGCACGTGACGCAGAGCTCGCGTGGATTGATGGGCAGTTGGACATGAAGCTGGCTCCAGCCAATCAGGACTTGATGGGCGACAAGCCCGGTGAGGAGAAGATGGAGACTGATCAGGACGAGGCGCTAGATACTGTACCAGTATTGGAGCAGAACACGTCTAGTAAG ATCGCAGGTCACGTGTCCGTGTTTATTAATGAGCCCCGCCTCTCCGACTTCAAGCAAGTGCTCAACAAGGCAGGCATTCAGGCGGAGTTCGCAGGCGGAGTCCTCATATGCAACAACGTGGTGTGCGTGCGTAGG AACGAGACGGGTCGAGTCGGACTCGAGGGAACTGTTTGCGAAGACTACTACACGATTCGGGACCTTCTGTATTCACAATATGCTATTGTCTAG
- the LOC5518502 gene encoding putative methyltransferase-like protein 7A, translating to MSFFNLTNIGLAVIGISVVVKSGLSSRFLDALCSTSAYKSYFAKLLTMARKKEDKPGPFKDMKTTMFKGIKETAEEIGGDVLEIGCGTGSALRMLSLPKGSEFIALDPNPHMEKYFREELDRFPEVKLKAFLVQGGEDLSRIADDSLAAVFVIDVLCSVPEDGLDKLLEEVKRVLKPGGRFFFIEHIIDKPGTWRRSWQRLLSSHLGVWPRLFGNCHCDRDTDKIIQMAGFSKLEMDKVYMPTDKIKSVFMRNFFYCVAYFVNGYASK from the exons ATGAGCTTCTTTAACTTAACCAACATCGGCCTAGCTGTCATAGGCATCTCTGTTGTGGTGAAATCAGGATTGAGCTCCAGATTTCTTGACGCTCTTTGCTCAACTAGCGCTTACAAAAGCTATTTTGCCAAACTGTTGACGATGGCGCGAAAAAAGGAAGATAAACCAGGGCCATTCAAAGATATGAAAACTACGATGTTTAAAGGGATCAAGGAAACAGCCGAGGAAATTGGAGGAGATGTTCTTGAAATAGGATGTGGAACAGGCAGTGCTTTGAGAATGTTGTCTTTGCCAAAGGGCAGTGAATTCATCGCGTTGGACCCAAACCCTCACATGGAAAAATACTTCAGAGAAGAGTTGGACCGCTTTCCTGAAGTCAAGCTAAAGGCATTTTTAGTACAAGGAGGGGAGGACTTAAGCAGGATAGCCGATGATTCACTAGCGGCGGTGTTTGTCATTGATGTTTTGTGTTCCGTACCGGAGGATGGACTTGACAAACTATTAGAAGAAGTAAAAAGAGTTCTAAAACCG GGAGGacgtttcttttttattgaacACATCATTG ACAAACCTGGAACCTGGCGGCGATCATGGCAAAGATTACTCTCAAGTCACCTGGGGGTGTGGCCTCGTCTCTTTGGCAACTGTCATTGTGACAGAGATACAGATAAAATCATACAAATGGCTGGCTTTAGCAAACTAGAAATGGACAAGGTCTACATGCCAACTGATAAAATCAAGAGTGTATTTAtgaggaattttttttattgtgttgcATATTTTGTCAATGGCTATGCCAGCAAATAG